A DNA window from Phoenix dactylifera cultivar Barhee BC4 chromosome 13, palm_55x_up_171113_PBpolish2nd_filt_p, whole genome shotgun sequence contains the following coding sequences:
- the LOC103724059 gene encoding uncharacterized protein At5g39865, with product MGCASSRDRCIAFSPTPPPPPLSLPQPPPPPPPPPPALLLGRTPTLSSPIVVHHASLHQGDSTHLVSLTSTTYGSLKTLDDPDPSLSVAFASPTAVINAWDLMDGLDDLAASASAAKKPYLLPRSLTYHHHHRPIKAKDEHPAVKPLWKHLADEPKRPKVVLFSTSLRGIRRTHEDCCTVRAILRGFRVAVDERDVSMDAAYRRELQALLGKGRPFSLPQVFVGGRCLGGAEEIRQLHEAGELGRLLEGVAAQDPAFVCSGCGGVRFVPCTNCSGSRKVFVEVDGRMRRCEECNENGLVRCPNCCSC from the coding sequence ATGGGCTGTGCCTCCTCTCGCGATCGCTGCATCGCCTTCTCTccaacgccgccgccgcctcctctctctcttcctcagcctccgccgccgcctccgcctccaccgCCGGCGCTTTTGTTAGGGAGAACCCCCACTCTCTCCTCTCCTATCGTGGTCCATCACGCATCCCTCCACCAGGGGGACTCCACCCACCTCGTCTCTCTCACCTCCACCACCTACGGTTCCCTCAAAACCCTAGACGATCCCGATCCCTCCCTCTCCGTGGCCTTCGCCTCCCCCACTGCTGTTATCAACGCCTGGGACCTCATGGATGGCCTCGACGACctcgccgcctccgcctccgccgccaAGAAGCCCTACCTCCTCCCCCGATCCCTCACCTACCACCACCATCATCGCCCGATCAAGGCTAAGGACGAGCATCCCGCTGTCAAACCCCTCTGGAAGCACCTCGCCGACGAGCCCAAGCGCCCCAAGGTCGTCCTCTTCTCCACCTCCCTCCGTGGCATCCGCCGGACCCACGAGGACTGCTGCACCGTCCGCGCCATACTTCGCGGCTTCCGCGTCGCCGTCGACGAGCGGGACGTTTCCATGGACGCCGCCTACCGGCGGGAGCTGCAGGCGCTGCTGGGAAAGGGTCGGCCTTTCTCGCTCCCCCAGGTGTTCGTTGGCGGGCGGTGCCTTGGCGGCGCGGAGGAAATCCGGCAGCTCCACGAGGCCGGGGAGCTGGGGCGGCTTCTCGAAGGGGTCGCCGCGCAGGATCCTGCGTTCGTGTGCAGCGGCTGCGGCGGAGTTCGGTTCGTTCCGTGCACCAATTGCAGCGGCAGCCGCAAGGTGTTCGTCGAGGTGGACGGGAGGATGCGTCGCTGCGAGGAGTGCAACGAGAATGGATTGGTACGCTGCCCTAACTGCTGTTCTTGCTGA